The Fructilactobacillus myrtifloralis genome contains a region encoding:
- the mvaD gene encoding diphosphomevalonate decarboxylase → MKNHAKARAHTNIALVKYWGKANEALKLPTTNSLSLTLDRFYTDTSVTFDDQLPADQISLNGTALEGPAAHRITTFLDLVRTQAGISSKAQVTTVNNVPTAAGLASSASGFAALAAAASRASGLQLDHKQLSRLARRGSGSATRSIDGGFVEWHKGFGDRTSFATQVAPADYWNLNVIAILVNQRQKQISSSVGMKRSQTTSPYYREWEKLCKHDLKKLKMAISNRDFNCLGTIAEENAMRMHALTLSAAPDFSYFDADSLKAMRLIHQLRATGIPCYFTMDAGPNVKVLVEPKHLNAVLAALTPAFGANQLVVAAPGPGIQYLT, encoded by the coding sequence ATGAAAAACCATGCTAAGGCCCGGGCGCATACCAACATTGCCCTCGTCAAATACTGGGGCAAAGCTAACGAAGCGTTAAAGTTACCAACTACCAACAGCCTCTCGCTCACTTTAGATCGCTTTTATACAGACACCAGTGTTACCTTCGATGACCAACTACCTGCAGACCAGATTAGTTTGAACGGGACCGCCCTGGAAGGCCCGGCCGCCCACCGGATTACAACTTTCTTGGACCTTGTTCGCACCCAAGCCGGAATTAGTAGCAAAGCGCAGGTTACCACGGTTAACAACGTTCCAACCGCTGCTGGACTAGCTTCCTCGGCCTCTGGGTTTGCCGCCCTCGCTGCGGCTGCTAGTCGGGCCAGTGGCTTACAGTTAGATCACAAACAACTCTCTCGGCTAGCGCGGCGGGGATCTGGTTCTGCGACGCGGTCCATCGATGGCGGGTTTGTCGAATGGCACAAGGGCTTTGGAGACCGAACCTCCTTTGCTACGCAGGTTGCGCCTGCCGACTACTGGAACCTCAACGTGATCGCGATTTTGGTAAACCAACGGCAAAAACAAATCAGTAGCTCCGTGGGGATGAAGCGTTCGCAAACGACCTCACCCTACTACCGCGAATGGGAAAAGCTTTGCAAACACGACTTAAAAAAGCTTAAAATGGCAATTAGTAACCGGGATTTCAATTGCTTAGGCACGATTGCCGAGGAAAATGCGATGCGGATGCACGCGTTGACCCTGAGTGCAGCACCTGATTTTTCTTACTTTGACGCTGATTCGTTAAAGGCCATGCGGTTGATTCACCAACTGCGAGCAACTGGAATTCCCTGCTACTTTACGATGGATGCCGGACCAAACGTCAAGGTCTTAGTGGAACCGAAACACCTCAACGCGGTCTTAGCAGCGCTAACCCCCGCTTTTGGAGCCAATCAACTGGTCGTCGCTGCTCCCGGACCTGGCATCCAATACCTTACTTAG
- the mvk gene encoding mevalonate kinase codes for MKTTATGKSHAKVIFLGEHSAVYQQPAIVFPVPQATVTATIKTTNAPVSSITSEYYTGPVSELPPRMAGVATLLHHLQHQLNPQSIPTHLTLHSTIPLGRGMGSSAAIASAITQAYFALFETPLPRETLTAYTDIEEHITHGNPSGIDAQTVNVAHPILFEEQQFIDFQPPLTGFLVIADTGLASDTKTAVQQVHQFLTADQQRQDLILQLGKLTERVKQELQQQDLLATGHSLTAAQTILRALGVSTPQIDQLVTAAHAAGALGAKLTGSGLGGCIIALTETRAAAQTVAKALTEHGATQTWIQSLHELNPQEDLS; via the coding sequence ATGAAAACAACAGCAACTGGCAAGAGTCATGCTAAGGTCATCTTTTTAGGCGAACACAGTGCCGTTTACCAGCAACCGGCCATTGTCTTCCCGGTTCCCCAAGCGACCGTTACCGCAACCATCAAGACTACTAACGCTCCAGTTTCTTCAATTACCAGTGAGTACTATACCGGACCGGTCAGCGAGTTACCCCCACGCATGGCGGGCGTGGCGACCCTGCTCCACCACCTCCAGCACCAGCTAAATCCGCAATCCATCCCGACCCACCTGACGCTTCACAGTACCATTCCGCTAGGACGAGGGATGGGGTCTTCAGCCGCGATTGCCAGTGCGATTACGCAGGCGTACTTTGCATTGTTTGAAACGCCCCTCCCGCGGGAAACGTTGACCGCCTATACTGATATCGAAGAACACATTACCCATGGTAATCCGAGTGGCATCGACGCCCAAACGGTAAACGTTGCCCATCCCATTTTGTTTGAAGAGCAACAATTTATTGACTTTCAGCCCCCGTTAACGGGGTTTTTGGTTATTGCAGATACCGGTTTAGCTAGTGATACCAAAACGGCAGTGCAGCAGGTCCACCAGTTTTTAACCGCGGATCAGCAACGCCAGGACCTGATTTTACAGTTGGGAAAATTAACCGAACGCGTCAAACAGGAACTCCAGCAACAAGATTTACTGGCCACCGGGCACAGTTTAACCGCGGCGCAGACCATTTTACGTGCGTTAGGCGTAAGCACCCCTCAGATTGACCAACTGGTCACAGCTGCCCATGCCGCCGGGGCGCTGGGCGCTAAACTAACCGGGAGTGGCCTAGGCGGTTGCATCATTGCCCTTACGGAAACTCGAGCAGCAGCACAGACCGTTGCAAAGGCCCTCACAGAACACGGTGCCACCCAAACCTGGATTCAAAGTCTACACGAGTTAAACCCACAGGAGGATTTATCATGA
- a CDS encoding DUF1273 domain-containing protein, translating to MSRQWITGYRSYELGAFDEQSPKVQIIKRALREQMVNLIENGCDWIITGAQLGTEQWAVEIAADLKTTFPGQFQIAVMLPFAEFGSQWNENNQMRLQHVLALADFSTTVSRSEYHSPQQLKNYQRFMLTHTDGALLLYDSENEGKTHYDLGAIHQFQSDHPYVCQLIEFDDLQEVADQYEAERNAEFSE from the coding sequence ATGAGTAGACAATGGATAACGGGATATCGTAGTTATGAATTAGGGGCCTTTGACGAGCAAAGTCCCAAGGTGCAAATCATTAAACGAGCACTACGAGAGCAAATGGTCAATTTAATTGAGAATGGCTGCGATTGGATTATTACTGGAGCCCAACTTGGCACGGAACAGTGGGCAGTGGAAATTGCTGCCGACTTAAAAACCACCTTTCCAGGCCAGTTTCAGATTGCTGTCATGCTTCCGTTTGCAGAGTTTGGTTCCCAATGGAATGAGAATAATCAAATGCGACTGCAACACGTCCTGGCATTAGCTGACTTTTCCACCACGGTGAGTCGATCAGAGTACCATAGTCCCCAACAATTAAAGAATTACCAGCGGTTCATGTTAACGCACACTGACGGGGCACTGTTACTCTATGATTCTGAAAATGAAGGGAAGACACACTATGACTTAGGCGCAATTCACCAGTTTCAGTCTGATCATCCCTATGTGTGTCAATTGATTGAGTTTGACGATTTACAGGAAGTCGCCGATCAGTACGAAGCCGAAAGAAATGCTGAATTTTCGGAATGA
- the recU gene encoding Holliday junction resolvase RecU: MTINYPNGRPFQTFTANHRAQPHSTTVHGDRGMSLEAEINQSNQFYQAQQIAVVHKKPTPIQIVNVDYPKRSAAVIKEAYFKQASTTDYNGIYAGYYLDFDAKETTNLHSFPLANFHPHQIQHMQSCADLGGICFALIRFVRKNEIYLLNGPDLFRFWERQFNGGRKSITRTELATTAYLIKPKINPLIPYLDAVQAIIDKNKGE; this comes from the coding sequence TTGACAATCAATTATCCGAATGGACGTCCCTTTCAAACTTTCACTGCCAACCATAGAGCACAACCCCACTCCACCACGGTCCATGGGGACCGGGGGATGTCACTTGAAGCCGAGATTAATCAAAGTAATCAATTTTATCAAGCACAACAAATCGCGGTAGTCCATAAAAAGCCCACCCCGATTCAGATTGTGAACGTTGATTATCCCAAACGAAGTGCAGCGGTCATCAAAGAAGCCTACTTTAAACAAGCCTCAACCACCGATTATAATGGGATTTATGCCGGTTACTACCTTGATTTTGATGCCAAGGAAACGACCAACCTCCATTCCTTTCCGTTAGCCAACTTCCACCCCCACCAAATTCAGCACATGCAAAGTTGTGCTGATTTGGGGGGCATTTGTTTTGCTTTAATTCGCTTTGTGCGGAAAAATGAAATATACTTGTTAAACGGCCCAGACTTATTCCGATTTTGGGAACGGCAATTTAACGGGGGGAGAAAATCGATTACAAGAACAGAATTAGCCACCACGGCGTACCTGATTAAACCTAAAATTAACCCGTTAATTCCCTATCTCGATGCGGTCCAAGCAATTATTGATAAGAATAAAGGAGAATAA
- a CDS encoding DnaD domain protein: MSTTSSLAKYLNSGSINVSGFLLTNLANLNISGTELTMLLELQYFRSQGDRFPAAETLANAMGINEPAVYDLLHQLVSKKLISITTSADEKDEYSFAPLVAKLNELLQQVPDEQQPGSTPPTSETATPQTSISDREQTFKMINHEFGRMLSPIELETVTAWFDQDHYSAELIQLALREAVLNQVYNLKYMDRILLNWDKQHLQTAAQVEAHRTQRQEKQATGTEQPLPKVPLFKIKKDQ; this comes from the coding sequence ATGAGCACCACATCTTCACTAGCTAAATACTTAAATTCCGGATCAATTAACGTATCCGGTTTTTTATTAACTAATTTAGCTAACCTCAACATTAGTGGCACAGAACTAACGATGTTGTTAGAACTTCAGTACTTTCGCAGCCAGGGGGACCGGTTTCCAGCGGCAGAGACTTTAGCAAACGCCATGGGGATCAACGAACCGGCGGTGTATGATTTATTGCACCAGTTGGTGAGCAAGAAATTGATTAGTATTACCACCAGTGCCGACGAAAAGGATGAGTATAGTTTTGCGCCGTTAGTGGCCAAACTAAACGAATTACTGCAACAAGTTCCGGATGAGCAGCAGCCGGGATCGACACCACCAACTAGCGAGACGGCCACACCACAAACGAGTATTAGTGACCGCGAGCAGACCTTTAAAATGATCAATCATGAATTTGGCCGAATGTTATCGCCAATAGAATTAGAAACAGTCACGGCCTGGTTTGACCAGGATCATTATTCCGCGGAGTTGATTCAGTTAGCCCTGCGCGAAGCCGTCTTAAATCAGGTGTATAACCTCAAGTACATGGACCGCATTCTGCTAAACTGGGACAAGCAGCACTTACAAACCGCCGCGCAGGTGGAGGCGCACCGAACCCAACGCCAGGAAAAACAAGCCACGGGGACGGAACAACCGCTCCCCAAGGTGCCGCTCTTTAAAATTAAGAAGGATCAATAA
- the gpsB gene encoding cell division regulator GpsB, which translates to MDSINFTPKDILQKEFRQKMRGYDPTDVDSFLDEIIKDYETFQKELDDKDQRIAQLVAENNQLKAQQVAPTPQATPAQPQPRSNTQAQPTASESQATDSTTLDILRRLSNLEQRVFGDGYHG; encoded by the coding sequence ATGGATAGCATTAACTTTACTCCCAAAGATATTTTGCAAAAAGAATTTCGGCAAAAGATGCGGGGTTATGATCCAACTGACGTCGATTCATTCCTAGATGAGATTATCAAGGACTATGAAACCTTTCAAAAGGAACTCGACGACAAGGACCAACGTATTGCTCAGTTAGTTGCTGAAAACAACCAACTGAAAGCGCAACAAGTAGCGCCAACGCCCCAGGCTACTCCAGCACAGCCCCAACCACGCTCAAACACTCAGGCGCAGCCAACTGCTTCTGAGAGTCAAGCAACCGACAGTACGACGCTCGATATTTTACGCCGGTTGTCGAACCTGGAACAACGGGTGTTTGGTGACGGATATCACGGATAG
- a CDS encoding PBP1A family penicillin-binding protein, translating into MSSDEVYSRLKKNRKKKRGPVFQITMWVLFFLVVLFLVGCGVFTYYASTAPNISYKTLSSDNSTTIYDRNGKVISRLGMQNRDYVKQKDIPENMKNAIISVEDRHFYTDKGVDPVRIAGAAVNNLFGGGGLQGGSTLTQQLVKLSVFSTKASDQTIKRKAQEAWLATKVNREYSKQQILEFYINKVYMGNNAYGMQTASEVMYHKPLSELDLAQTALLAGLPQAPVAYNPVHNPKYATSRRNQVLEAMVKNKAITRKQANQAEQEDVQAGIDKQNVDKTPTQKDEKYADAYIGQVLQEMNQKGYKLNAGNKVYTNIDMDTQKQMYQLANDDNSGLNFPNNDFQIGATMTNPNNGKIVAMLGSRKQNIQFGLNRAVQTDHSSGSTMKPLMDYGPAIEYLNYPTYQPVKDTPYTYPGTNRQLHDFDNKYEGTMTMRQALVESRNIPAIRTLEAVGVPRATEFLNGLGMSFKEPLNLQNGIGAYISTKQEAAAYAAFANGGTYYKPYAISKVETPTGETKTYSPSGKEAMSESTAFMITDMLKGVMTDPKGSGTAANIPGLNQAGKTGTTQYPDDWLSSVPENSSMDSWFTGYTKNLSLSVWTGYDKPLEPGHYISQSQSKIAQLFYKEIMQNASQDLPNDNWTKPANVVKTKVDNQTQYYIAGHAGDLKENVIKNNTQAGQTADNKAVVNLPNNQPNKQEEQTTDKNTNSGTTANNEQKPAATPQTNNNEKQTNPEPAPNNGGNSQQQNNSQPTTGTNNQTAPANNQGGNNQTANQPQPTAGTK; encoded by the coding sequence ATGAGTTCCGATGAAGTTTATAGTCGTTTAAAGAAAAATCGCAAGAAGAAACGGGGCCCCGTTTTTCAAATCACCATGTGGGTGCTGTTTTTCCTCGTTGTGCTTTTTCTAGTGGGATGTGGGGTCTTTACTTATTATGCCTCAACTGCCCCCAACATTTCGTATAAAACCCTGTCTAGTGATAACTCCACGACGATCTATGATCGCAATGGAAAGGTCATCTCACGGTTAGGAATGCAAAATCGCGATTATGTTAAACAAAAGGATATTCCTGAAAACATGAAGAACGCGATTATCTCGGTTGAAGATCGGCATTTTTACACCGATAAGGGGGTTGACCCCGTCCGGATCGCCGGTGCGGCCGTTAATAATCTCTTTGGCGGTGGCGGATTACAGGGAGGAAGTACCCTAACCCAGCAACTGGTTAAACTGTCCGTCTTTTCTACCAAAGCGTCTGACCAAACCATAAAACGGAAGGCGCAAGAAGCCTGGTTAGCCACTAAGGTAAACCGCGAATACAGCAAGCAACAAATTTTAGAGTTCTACATTAATAAAGTTTATATGGGTAACAATGCGTACGGAATGCAAACGGCTTCCGAAGTAATGTACCACAAACCTCTGAGTGAACTGGATTTGGCCCAAACGGCCCTGCTGGCTGGTCTTCCCCAAGCTCCCGTGGCTTACAATCCAGTGCATAATCCGAAATACGCTACGTCCCGGAGAAACCAAGTTCTAGAAGCAATGGTGAAAAACAAAGCCATTACCAGAAAACAAGCTAATCAGGCCGAACAAGAAGACGTTCAGGCGGGCATTGATAAACAAAACGTTGATAAAACGCCAACGCAAAAAGATGAGAAGTACGCAGATGCTTACATCGGGCAAGTTCTGCAAGAAATGAATCAAAAGGGTTACAAACTAAACGCCGGCAACAAAGTTTATACAAACATTGATATGGATACCCAGAAACAGATGTATCAACTAGCAAACGATGATAATTCAGGCTTAAACTTCCCTAACAATGACTTTCAAATCGGAGCCACGATGACGAACCCGAATAACGGGAAAATCGTAGCAATGCTTGGTAGTCGGAAGCAAAACATTCAGTTCGGGTTAAACCGAGCCGTCCAAACGGACCATTCCAGTGGTTCTACCATGAAGCCGCTCATGGATTATGGTCCTGCCATTGAGTACCTAAATTATCCAACCTACCAACCAGTTAAAGATACGCCATATACTTACCCTGGCACTAATCGACAACTGCATGATTTCGATAATAAATACGAAGGAACCATGACCATGCGACAAGCACTCGTTGAGTCGCGGAACATTCCTGCCATTCGCACCCTGGAAGCAGTTGGAGTCCCGCGGGCAACCGAATTCTTGAACGGCTTAGGGATGAGCTTTAAAGAACCGCTGAACCTGCAAAACGGGATTGGAGCTTACATTTCAACGAAGCAAGAGGCCGCTGCCTACGCCGCCTTTGCGAACGGTGGAACTTACTACAAACCCTATGCCATTTCAAAGGTCGAAACCCCAACGGGCGAAACCAAGACCTACTCACCGAGCGGAAAAGAAGCGATGTCTGAATCCACGGCCTTTATGATCACGGACATGCTGAAAGGTGTGATGACTGATCCAAAGGGGTCGGGGACGGCGGCTAACATTCCCGGCTTAAACCAGGCCGGAAAGACCGGAACCACTCAGTATCCTGATGATTGGCTCAGTTCGGTGCCAGAAAACTCCAGCATGGATTCTTGGTTTACTGGTTACACCAAGAACCTCTCGCTCTCAGTTTGGACTGGGTACGATAAACCGTTAGAACCAGGTCACTACATTTCGCAATCGCAGTCCAAAATTGCCCAGCTGTTCTATAAGGAAATCATGCAAAATGCTTCCCAGGACTTGCCAAACGACAACTGGACGAAACCAGCCAACGTAGTTAAGACCAAGGTTGATAACCAAACTCAGTACTACATTGCTGGCCATGCAGGCGACCTGAAGGAAAACGTAATTAAGAACAATACGCAAGCGGGTCAAACTGCTGATAATAAGGCCGTTGTCAACCTGCCGAATAATCAACCAAATAAACAGGAAGAACAAACTACGGATAAAAATACCAACAGCGGTACCACGGCTAATAACGAACAAAAACCAGCAGCCACTCCGCAAACGAACAACAATGAGAAACAAACCAATCCAGAACCAGCCCCTAATAACGGTGGGAACAGTCAGCAACAGAATAATTCCCAACCAACGACTGGGACTAATAACCAAACCGCCCCTGCGAATAACCAAGGTGGGAATAATCAAACTGCGAACCAGCCTCAACCTACGGCTGGGACTAAATAA
- a CDS encoding DUF5590 domain-containing protein — protein MRERRQRKFKLQRLLSWVGAFLVVVVLALVIIMFIAKLPQKQTLKSATNLAEQHAHFHDVQKTYKANLKRPYYTVVGKNQANQPAYAIVSSDFKHIRVMKKTDGITAENASAIAQRRVAGDVTNAGLLIYRKQPTWVVTLQSKHQVHYVLVNFKTGKVVKTLNL, from the coding sequence ATGCGAGAACGAAGACAACGAAAATTTAAACTACAACGCCTATTGAGCTGGGTGGGGGCGTTCCTCGTCGTGGTGGTCCTCGCGTTGGTAATTATTATGTTTATCGCTAAATTACCGCAAAAACAAACGTTAAAGAGCGCTACGAACCTGGCTGAACAACACGCCCATTTTCACGACGTCCAAAAGACTTACAAAGCCAACCTCAAACGACCTTATTACACGGTGGTTGGGAAGAACCAAGCAAACCAACCCGCCTATGCCATCGTTAGTAGCGATTTCAAACACATTCGCGTTATGAAAAAAACCGATGGGATTACGGCCGAAAATGCCAGTGCAATTGCGCAACGTCGGGTAGCTGGGGACGTTACCAACGCTGGGTTATTGATCTACCGGAAGCAACCGACGTGGGTAGTAACCTTGCAAAGCAAACACCAGGTTCATTACGTGCTAGTGAACTTTAAGACCGGAAAGGTCGTTAAAACGCTTAATTTATAG
- a CDS encoding helicase C-terminal domain-containing protein, with amino-acid sequence MKANSKYAVVDMETTGTDLQRGDRIIQFSVSFVQNGRQTGAFSTYVNDGVSIPSEITALTGIDQATIANAPSFDQLAPKIYQMLQGTVFVAHNVNFDFPFLNHHLERVGYPALEIEAVDTVTLSQLFFPTLGSYRLSDLSRHFQINHHHPHSSASDAAATAQLLLKISQQITKLPRQTVQSVLDLELNLPQQTTQFIRVNFEAMGQPSQQLPADQVELEGLVLKRHHRKTVENHDRLTKFPLAKKQKERVFRSHFEWRPSQSKMMNLVYRNFADTKQPARNLLIEAPTGSGKTLGYLFPLAFLLQSGKTAVISTATINLQEQLQHVVERDLNAGFGFHVQAVVLKSRRHYLDLSRFATALVADDSNQLSQFSKAQILVWLTQTTTGDLDELHIPQNAAILQQVNYQREPQLAESEFGEYDFWHWKMQQVATADVVIVNHHYLNQNAAEVAATLGGQPYLIVDEAQHLPEVAFAAQRKHWWLGGVKTNVGRVKNDVFQTHERNLEEIISTHPDLRGLLKRLMHQLTQLETVNQELIQTLLTTLHVRLQPQADVVRIPVDRLVKFTTQAQPQLQKQDQLATQLTLRLTSLNQTLGQGEGQWVASEYETFLRFNEHVHAVLQGVSELQQLVHEVKPQSVADGFWLRYGADHDPNNMRLEWAQFDTSTRLQKQIYQSFQPAIFTGAVLFTSKKSQYIYDQLDLRRSTTRMKRLPTDFDYQKQVQLMIADQMPLPPATENEEYVAFLANSIQKIYRAAPVPTLVLFNSLELIQAVHAKLKGQPGLGMLLASGISGSQSKIMRRAVLHHAPIILGAAGFWEGVDFPPHYLKSIIIPRIPFAAPDSPVMQARSAYLKQQQKNPFTSYSLPHAIITMKQGMGRLLRRSDDSGIITILDNRILTKRYGTQILTAIEENLQAHTGSIKAIQQQQKEFLAKHQQDH; translated from the coding sequence ATGAAAGCAAATTCAAAATATGCTGTGGTTGATATGGAAACCACGGGAACTGATTTACAACGTGGCGACCGCATCATCCAGTTTAGTGTCAGTTTTGTGCAAAACGGCCGACAAACGGGCGCCTTTTCCACTTACGTCAACGATGGGGTTTCCATTCCTAGTGAAATCACGGCCTTGACCGGGATTGACCAGGCAACCATTGCGAACGCCCCGAGTTTTGATCAATTGGCTCCCAAAATTTATCAAATGTTACAGGGGACCGTCTTTGTGGCGCATAACGTCAACTTTGATTTTCCCTTTTTAAATCATCACTTAGAACGAGTAGGGTATCCAGCGTTAGAGATTGAAGCGGTGGATACTGTGACTTTGAGTCAACTCTTTTTCCCAACCTTGGGTAGTTACCGACTCAGTGATCTCAGTCGGCATTTTCAAATCAATCATCACCACCCGCACTCGTCAGCGAGTGATGCGGCAGCGACGGCGCAGCTCCTGCTAAAAATTAGCCAACAAATCACCAAGCTTCCCCGGCAAACGGTTCAGTCCGTGCTCGATTTAGAGCTCAATCTGCCCCAGCAGACGACCCAGTTCATTCGGGTCAACTTCGAAGCTATGGGTCAGCCGAGCCAGCAGTTACCGGCTGATCAGGTGGAACTAGAGGGCTTAGTGTTAAAACGGCATCACCGAAAAACGGTTGAAAATCATGACCGGTTAACCAAGTTTCCGTTAGCTAAAAAGCAGAAAGAACGGGTTTTTCGGAGCCACTTTGAATGGCGGCCGTCGCAAAGTAAAATGATGAATTTAGTGTATCGTAATTTTGCCGATACCAAGCAGCCCGCGCGGAATTTGTTAATTGAAGCCCCCACCGGGAGTGGGAAAACCCTGGGTTACTTATTTCCCCTCGCGTTTTTGTTGCAGTCCGGGAAGACAGCGGTGATTAGTACCGCAACGATTAACTTGCAAGAGCAATTGCAACACGTAGTCGAGCGGGATCTGAACGCGGGCTTTGGGTTTCACGTCCAAGCCGTCGTGTTAAAAAGTCGCCGGCACTATTTAGACTTGTCCCGGTTTGCAACGGCCCTCGTCGCTGATGATTCAAATCAACTCTCCCAGTTTAGTAAGGCACAAATCCTAGTCTGGTTGACGCAAACGACAACCGGAGACTTAGACGAATTGCATATCCCACAAAATGCGGCCATTTTACAGCAGGTCAACTACCAGCGAGAGCCGCAGTTAGCGGAGAGTGAATTTGGCGAGTACGACTTTTGGCACTGGAAAATGCAGCAAGTTGCCACGGCTGACGTTGTGATTGTGAATCATCACTACCTGAATCAAAATGCGGCGGAAGTGGCCGCAACTTTAGGTGGGCAACCGTACTTAATCGTGGATGAAGCGCAACATTTACCAGAAGTGGCCTTTGCAGCGCAACGGAAGCACTGGTGGCTGGGGGGAGTTAAAACCAACGTCGGTCGGGTTAAAAATGATGTTTTTCAGACCCACGAACGCAACCTGGAAGAGATCATTAGCACCCATCCAGACCTGCGAGGGCTCCTGAAACGGCTGATGCACCAGCTGACGCAATTAGAAACGGTTAATCAGGAACTAATTCAAACACTCCTGACCACTTTACACGTGCGCTTACAACCACAGGCGGATGTCGTTCGAATTCCAGTCGACCGGCTGGTTAAATTTACCACCCAGGCGCAACCGCAGTTACAAAAACAGGACCAATTAGCAACGCAACTGACCCTACGCTTAACGTCCCTCAACCAAACTTTGGGGCAGGGTGAGGGGCAGTGGGTGGCCTCTGAATACGAAACGTTTTTACGGTTTAACGAACACGTGCACGCCGTCCTGCAGGGGGTTAGTGAGCTCCAGCAGCTGGTGCATGAAGTAAAACCCCAGTCGGTCGCCGATGGATTTTGGTTGCGGTACGGAGCCGATCATGATCCGAATAACATGCGGTTAGAATGGGCCCAGTTTGATACCAGTACCCGGTTACAAAAACAAATTTATCAATCCTTTCAACCTGCAATTTTCACGGGGGCCGTTTTATTTACCTCCAAAAAGTCGCAGTACATTTATGATCAGCTTGATTTGCGACGAAGTACAACGCGGATGAAGCGGCTGCCCACGGACTTTGATTACCAAAAGCAGGTCCAGCTGATGATTGCAGACCAAATGCCACTGCCTCCTGCAACAGAAAATGAGGAGTACGTGGCGTTTCTAGCCAATTCCATTCAAAAAATTTATCGAGCCGCGCCCGTTCCGACCTTAGTCCTGTTTAATTCCTTAGAGTTAATTCAAGCGGTCCACGCAAAACTAAAGGGACAACCTGGACTGGGGATGCTCTTAGCCTCAGGCATTTCTGGGAGTCAGAGTAAGATCATGCGGCGAGCTGTTCTGCACCACGCCCCGATTATTTTGGGCGCAGCTGGATTCTGGGAGGGTGTTGACTTTCCGCCACACTATCTCAAATCAATCATAATTCCGCGGATTCCCTTTGCTGCGCCTGATAGTCCGGTGATGCAAGCGCGATCCGCTTATCTTAAACAACAACAAAAGAATCCGTTTACCAGTTATTCGCTCCCGCACGCCATCATTACCATGAAACAGGGGATGGGCCGGTTACTACGCCGCAGTGATGACAGTGGAATTATTACCATCTTGGATAATCGGATTTTAACCAAGCGGTACGGAACCCAAATTTTAACGGCCATCGAAGAAAATCTTCAGGCTCATACGGGATCAATTAAAGCAATTCAACAGCAGCAAAAAGAATTTTTAGCAAAGCACCAGCAGGATCATTGA